The following proteins are encoded in a genomic region of Coffea eugenioides isolate CCC68of chromosome 6, Ceug_1.0, whole genome shotgun sequence:
- the LOC113775062 gene encoding BRCA1-associated protein, with translation MFTLQIHSVDSPQRLPITVTSATHGPNRTTGDALNSQELRGIAHLFRQLPPPSVSATAANPNSTPPTPSTTIANPTARTTQIFIVAVPNYLSSDDFLLFCGTHVDHFLEILFVRNDAVEDRYSVLISLANQLAADGFYCSFNGKRFRPSEAEVCHIYFTQSVEYTEVAEIASTPPPGFTELPTCPICLERLDQDTSGIQSTLCDHSFYCSCVSKWTYLSCQVCRLCQQQDEKPTCAVCETLENLWVCLICGFVGCARYEKGHAVRHSRDTEHNYSLKLETQQIWDYVGDKYVHRLNQSKADGKSGVMNSHCISNEGECGTCGYEEDSGLDGVLFSSKVETTVDEYNHLLASQLEIQRQHYESLLAEAKNSQDSTISKAVEKTLFSRMHDLQYRLERYTEEKKAISERNQELMKKQELLQQKYKDIEAMSSLTLKSKDEMVLDLKEQIRDLKVYLEAQKKIAKMTDREGVKGGTLLPVEATCPSSGNPKRRAKSGRRRG, from the exons atgttcaCCCTGCAAATTCACTCCGTCGACTCTCCCCAACGTCTTCCGATTACCGTCACCTCCGCCACTCACGGCCCTAATAGAACTACCGGCGACGCTTTGAACTCTCAGGAACTCAGAGGCATCGCGCACCTCTTCCGCCAACTTCCCCCGCCCTCCGTCTCTGCCACTGCTGCCAACCCTAACAGTACCCCTCCCACCCCATCCACCACAATTGCAAACCCTACGGCCCGCACCACCCAGATCTTCATCGTCGCTGTCCCAAATTACCTGTCTTCCGATGACTTCCTTCTCTTTTGCGGCACCCACGTTGATCACTTCCTAGAGATCCTTTTCGTCAG GAATGATGCAGTGGAGGATAGATATAGCGTACTCATCAGTTTGGCAAATCAATTAGCTGCTGATGGGTTTTATTGCAGTTTCAATGGGAAAAGGTTTAGACCCTCTGAG GCTGAAGTATGTCATATATACTTTACTCAATCAGTTGAGTATACTGAAGTAGCAGAAATTGCTAGTACTCCACCCCCGGGTTTCACTGAGTTGCCAACTTGTCCTATTTGCCTTG AGAGATTGGACCAGGACACAAGTGGAATTCAGAGTACACTATGTGACCATTCATTTTATTGTTCTTGTGTTTCGAAATGGACTTATTTGTCCTGTCAG GTTTGCCGACTTTGTCAGCAGCAGGATGAGAAACCAACTTGTGCTGTTTGTGAAACATTGGAAAACCTTTGGGTCTGTCTGATTTGTGGTTTTGTAGGATGTGCAAG GTATGAAAAGGGGCACGCTGTTAGACATTCGAGAGACACAGAGCATAACTACTCCTTAAAATTAGAAACGCAACAAATTTGGGATTATGTGGGGGACAAATATGTTCACCGATTAAACCAGTCAAAAGCTGACGGAAAATCTGGTGTCATGAATTCTCACTGCATTTCAAACGAAGGAGAATGTGGTACATGTGGGTATGAGGAGGATTCAGGACTGGATGGAGTACTTTTTAGCAGCAAAGTTGAAACG ACTGTTGATGAATACAACCATCTTCTTGCAAGTCAGCTGGAGATCCAGAGACAA CATTATGAATCTCTGCTTGCTGAAGCCAAAAATAGCCAAGATAGCACCATTTCCAAAGCAGTGGAGAAGACTTTGTTTTCAAGGATGCACGATTTGCAATATAGATTGGAGAGGTATACAGAGGAAAAGAAAGCTATTTCTGAG AGGAACCAAGAACTCATGAAAAAACAGGAACTACTACAGCAGAAGTACAAGGATATTGAGGCAAT GAGTAGTTTAACTCTCAAATCTAAAGATGAAATGGTATTGGATCTGAAAGAACAG ATTAGAGATTTAAAAGTATATCTTGAGGCCCAGAAAAAAATTGCTAAAATGACTGATCGAGAAGGTGTTAAAGGTGGAACTCTTCTACCGGTGGAGGCAACTTGCCCATCGTCAGGTAATCCAAAAAGGCGAGCAAAGTCAGGTAGACGAAGGGGTTAG
- the LOC113775134 gene encoding putative clathrin assembly protein At2g25430: MAPSTIRKAIGAVKDQTSISLAKVAGNVAPDLEVLIVKATSHDNEPADEKYIREILNLMAYSRGYVNACVYAISKRLSKTHDWIVALKALMLVHRLLTDGDVVFGQEIMYASRRGMRVLNMSDFRDEAHSNSWDHSGFVRTYASYLDQKLDFMVYERKLNGGEEKKRYDDGYGEFRDEPSYGMERRTRSYDDLNDDASGRGEKKVVTPLRQMKPERILERLNQLLRLLDRFLACKPTGAAKSSRMVLVALYLVVKESFRLYADTCEVLGVVLDRFTEMEYADCVKAFDAYVNAAKMIDELVAVYNWSKDIGVARSSEFPEVQRISDKLLGTLEGFLRERANRPKVSEKSTEESTSAVKEEEVPGMNEIKALPPPENFTPPPPQSQPQPKLQTQQVTGDLVNLKDDGVSADEQGNKLALALFSGAPAANTNGSWEAFPSDGEPEITSAWHTPAAESGRENWELALAESASNLSKQKADLAGGFDSLLLNGMYDQGAVRQHVNSTQLSGGSASSVALPGISQNSTPVLALPAPDGTVTPVGQQDPFAASLYVLPPAYVQIADMEKKQQLLMQEQQLWQQYASNGMQGQMGLTKIAGTAGYYGAGIQPYGQPQVSGMGQPGGYYYAPF; the protein is encoded by the coding sequence ATGGCTCCAAGCACAATAAGGAAGGCTATTGGGGCGGTGAAAGATCAAACTAGTATAAGCCTGGCTAAGGTGGCTGGCAATGTTGCTCCTGACCTCGAAGTCTTGATTGTGAAGGCAACATCTCATGATAACGAACCGGCTGATGAGAAATATATCAGGGAGATACTGAATTTGATGGCTTATTCCAGAGGATATGTCAATGCTTGTGTTTATGCTATTTCAAAACGGTTGAGTAAAACCCACGATTGGATTGTTGCACTAAAGGCCTTAATGCTCGTGCATAGGTTGTTGACCGATGGGGATGTTGTTTTTGGACAAGAGATCATGTATGCAAGCCGTAGAGGTATGAGGGTTTTGAATATGTCAGATTTTCGTGATGAAGCTCACTCCAATTCATGGGATCACTCGGGGTTTGTCAGGACTTATGCATCATATTTGGACCAGAAGCTTGATTTTATGGTCTATGAGAGGAAATTGAATGGTGGCGAGGAGAAAAAGAGGTATGATGATGGATATGGAGAGTTTCGGGATGAACCTAGTTATGGGATGGAGAGAAGAACTAGGTCCTATGATGATTTGAATGACGATGCCTCAGGGCGAGGGGAGAAAAAAGTTGTGACACCACTTAGGCAGATGAAACCGGAGAGGATTCTGGAGAGGTTGAATCAGTTGCTTCGGCTTCTTGATCGTTTTTTGGCTTGTAAGCCAACTGGTGCTGCAAAGAGCAGTAGGATGGTGCTTGTAGCACTCTACCTTGTTGTCAAGGAGAGCTTTAGGCTTTATGCTGATACATGTGAGGTCTTGGGGGTTGTGTTGGATCGATTTACAGAGATGGAATATGCTGATTGTGTGAAAGCTTTTGATGCGTATGTTAATGCAGCCAAGATGATTGATGAACTTGTGGCAGTCTATAATTGGAGCAAGGATATAGGGGTGGCACGGTCATCAGAGTTTCCAGAGGTACAGAGGATCTCTGATAAGCTTTTGGGGACACTGGAGGGCTTTTTACGGGAGAGGGCAAATAGACCAAAGGTCTCTGAGAAAAGCACAGAAGAAAGTACATCAGCAGTAAAAGAGGAAGAAGTTCCaggaatgaatgaaataaaagcATTACCTCCGCCAGAGAATTTCACTCCACCCCCACCGCAGAGCCAGCCCCAGCCCAAGCTTCAAACTCAGCAGGTAACTGGAGACTTGGTGAATTTGAAGGACGATGGAGTCTCAGCTGATGAGCAGGGAAACAAATTGGCATTGGCTTTGTTTTCTGGGGCTCCCGCTGCAAATACAAATGGCTCATGGGAAGCGTTTCCATCTGATGGAGAACCTGAAATAACTTCAGCATGGCATACACCGGCAGCTGAGAGTGGGAGAGAAAACTGGGAATTAGCACTGGCAGAATCTGCCAGTAATCTGTCAAAACAAAAGGCTGATTTAGCGGGTGGATTTGACTCGCTATTGTTAAATGGAATGTATGATCAAGGGGCAGTGAGGCAGCATGTGAACAGTACTCAGCTGAGTGGTGGGAGCGCAAGTAGTGTAGCACTGCCTGGAATCAGCCAAAATTCTACACCAGTTCTAGCATTACCTGCTCCAGATGGGACGGTAACACCAGTTGGACAACAAGACCCATTTGCAGCATCTTTATACGTGCTGCCTCCCGCATACGTTCAGATAGCAGACATGGAGAAGAAACAACAATTGCTCATGCAGGAGCAGCAGCTCTGGCAGCAATATGCTAGCAACGGGATGCAAGGCCAAATGGGTTTGACCAAAATTGCTGGCACGGCAGGTTATTATGGTGCTGGTATCCAACCTTACGGACAGCCCCAGGTCAGTGGCATGGGACAGCCTGGAGGATACTACTATGCTCCTTTCTAA